Below is a genomic region from Streptomyces sp. RPA4-2.
CCGGGCATGAAGATCGGGCAGCTGTGCATGTTCCAGCTCAGCTCGCCGGCCGAGTTCCCGTACGGCAGTGACCGGTACGGCTCCCGCTACCAGGGGCAGCGCGGACCGACCGCCTCCCGGTCCTTCCTCAACTTCCACCGGACCCAGGTCTGAGGGCGTGAGCATGACCGGAGCGCGGGAGAACCTCACCTACGAGCGGTTCGGGACCGCCGTCCGTGAACTCGCCCAGACCATCGCCGACGACGGATACGAGCCGGACATAGTGCTCTCCATCGCGCGCGGGGGTGTCTTCGTCGCGGGCGGCCTCGCTTATGCCCTCGACTGCAAGAACATCCACCTGGTGAACGTCGAGTTCTACACGGGCGTCGGAACCACGCTCGAGATGCCCGTCATGCTCGCCCCCGTCCCCAACGTGATTGACTTCTCCGACAAGAAGGTCCTGATCACGGACGACGTCGCCGACACCGGCAAGACCCTCAAACTCGTCCACGACTTCTGCGTCGACACCGTTGCCGAGGTCCGCAGCGCCGTGATCTACGAGAAGCCCCACTCACTCGTGAAATGCGAGTATGTGTGGAAGCGGACCGATGAATGGATCAACTTCCCGTGGAGTGTTCTGCCTCCGGTACGTAAGGCGGGGGAGCCGATCACGCCGTCGAAAGACGCGCTCTGAGCCGGTGGGCTGGGTGACCTGTCGGCCGAGCAGTCGTCGGGCCCGCGGGGCACGGCCGGGCGGTTCGGGTCCTCAGTCGGAACTTGTGGCGCTCGGACGTATGTCGTTCAGACTGTCGACGATCGTCACAGACGGATGCGCAGGCGCGGGCACCTGAATGAGAATGGGGACGTAGACCACGTCCCCGTGTCTGAACTCGGCCTTCCATGAATTCCGGTAGCACACGATCTCATTCGGGCTGCCGTGCGTCGCAT
It encodes:
- a CDS encoding phosphoribosyltransferase, producing the protein MTGARENLTYERFGTAVRELAQTIADDGYEPDIVLSIARGGVFVAGGLAYALDCKNIHLVNVEFYTGVGTTLEMPVMLAPVPNVIDFSDKKVLITDDVADTGKTLKLVHDFCVDTVAEVRSAVIYEKPHSLVKCEYVWKRTDEWINFPWSVLPPVRKAGEPITPSKDAL